Proteins encoded by one window of Salirhabdus salicampi:
- a CDS encoding MaoC/PaaZ C-terminal domain-containing protein, with amino-acid sequence MIGKKRKIGRKIQQIQVGDEYEVKRKIEDKDLLLYLALTNDANPLYIQHDYASQTPFKKPVVPSVMLYGLVSSAISMELPGPGSHIVRQQFNYPKPVYHYATITVHIKVTHIDKDNHCITVSVTGIDDEDHTVFNGELDVCPPHEPESMLGKSLENFY; translated from the coding sequence ATGATAGGAAAAAAGCGAAAGATTGGGCGAAAAATCCAACAAATACAAGTTGGCGATGAGTATGAAGTAAAAAGAAAGATTGAAGATAAAGATTTGTTACTGTATTTAGCCTTGACTAATGATGCTAACCCGTTATACATTCAACACGATTACGCCTCACAAACTCCTTTTAAAAAACCTGTCGTCCCTTCTGTTATGTTATACGGACTTGTATCGTCCGCCATTTCGATGGAATTGCCGGGACCTGGTAGTCATATTGTGCGCCAACAATTTAATTATCCTAAACCAGTTTATCATTATGCCACCATTACTGTTCATATTAAGGTAACACATATTGACAAGGATAATCATTGTATTACTGTATCTGTGACAGGTATTGATGATGAGGATCATACAGTATTCAATGGGGAACTAGACGTTTGTCCTCCTCATGAACCAGAATCCATGTTGGGAAAATCTTTAGAAAATTTCTACTAA
- a CDS encoding response regulator transcription factor, giving the protein MLNRILIVDDEESIVTLLKYNVEQAGYETEVAFDGEEALSIAEQQSFDLIILDLMLPKLDGMEVCKKLRQQKNSTPILMLTAKDDEFDKILGLELGADDYLTKPFSPREVVARIKAILRRSQTKMASNEESEELKRIGHLTIYPEKYEAYYEDELLEFTPKEFELLLYLARHKGKVLSRDQLLSAVWNYDFVGDTRIVDVHVSHLREKIEPNTKKPVYIKTIRGLGYKMEDPKE; this is encoded by the coding sequence TTGTTGAATCGCATTTTAATTGTGGATGATGAAGAATCGATTGTTACTTTATTAAAATATAATGTTGAACAAGCCGGCTATGAAACAGAAGTAGCATTTGACGGAGAAGAGGCCCTCTCAATAGCCGAGCAGCAATCATTTGATTTAATTATACTTGATTTAATGTTACCTAAATTAGACGGAATGGAAGTTTGTAAAAAGCTTCGTCAACAAAAAAATAGTACACCAATTTTAATGTTAACGGCTAAGGACGACGAATTTGATAAAATTCTTGGCTTGGAATTAGGAGCTGATGATTACTTAACAAAACCATTTAGTCCAAGGGAAGTAGTAGCTCGAATAAAAGCAATATTACGCCGTTCACAAACAAAAATGGCTTCTAATGAGGAGTCAGAGGAATTGAAGAGAATTGGTCATTTAACGATTTATCCTGAAAAATACGAAGCTTACTATGAGGATGAATTATTAGAGTTCACCCCAAAAGAGTTTGAGCTACTGTTGTATTTAGCACGTCATAAAGGAAAAGTATTATCTAGAGATCAATTGTTGAGTGCCGTTTGGAATTATGATTTTGTAGGTGACACAAGAATAGTAGATGTACATGTAAGTCATCTTCGAGAAAAAATTGAACCTAATACGAAGAAACCAGTATACATTAAGACGATCCGCGGATTAGGATATAAAATGGAGGATCCAAAGGAGTAA
- the pnpS gene encoding two-component system histidine kinase PnpS: MKQQTTRTFILYSFLIVAISIMIGIIFVQITQKYVIDAVDERIRTEGSYLLSELEEEELSLESLYDLGAVSQQFELGLIYVDEHNNVPLHTIDNVLHVTSNEKEDIIHFVKTEMTTNTGDARGTLKNGVYYYPFTTELNDGRFIFLIPVSTIGSITKNIWILVGATLLVAILVIFLIIYNIVKNYVKPVRNASHVLMKLANGNYNARMYEMNYGEVGELSVTINSLARNLMEMSIQNEVQNDRLQAVVDNTDSGLMLVDGKGYIHLVNRTFLEHFKGKADSYVGFLYYEAVTNEQIHEIVRDVFMTEDRIVKTVVIPMGIERKYFKVFASPIQNDSKVWKGVVLAFHDVTDMKRLEEMRKDFVANVSHELKTPITSIKGFAETLLEGAHKDPNTLEQFLSIIYKESRRLQLLIHDLLELSKLEKDEFHLIKEEVRPARLVEDILQLVEHIYQEKQVSLETNLDKDATFMGDAPRIKQLLLNIISNAIQYTPKYGKVYINVQQLDNNIEISVKDTGIGIPSEDIPRIFERFYRVDKARSRNSGGTGLGLAIVKHIVEAHDGEIEVESKVDEGTTFIIRFEKKFTKA; encoded by the coding sequence ATGAAACAACAAACGACCCGAACTTTTATACTTTATTCTTTTCTCATTGTTGCTATTAGTATTATGATCGGAATTATCTTTGTACAAATCACACAAAAATACGTGATTGACGCAGTTGACGAACGGATAAGGACTGAAGGTTCCTATCTCTTGTCGGAACTAGAGGAGGAAGAATTATCCCTTGAGTCATTATATGATCTAGGGGCAGTGAGCCAACAGTTTGAACTGGGGCTTATTTACGTAGATGAGCATAACAATGTCCCACTACATACAATTGACAATGTGTTACATGTTACGAGTAATGAAAAAGAAGACATCATACATTTTGTTAAAACGGAAATGACAACAAATACTGGAGATGCAAGGGGAACGTTAAAGAACGGAGTTTACTATTACCCTTTTACAACCGAACTTAATGATGGCCGGTTTATCTTTCTAATTCCTGTAAGTACAATCGGAAGTATTACAAAAAACATATGGATATTGGTTGGTGCAACATTACTAGTTGCAATCCTTGTTATCTTTTTAATCATTTACAATATCGTAAAAAACTACGTGAAACCGGTACGAAATGCTTCACATGTATTAATGAAATTAGCTAACGGTAATTACAATGCACGAATGTATGAAATGAATTACGGTGAGGTTGGAGAGTTATCCGTTACCATTAATTCATTAGCCCGAAATTTAATGGAAATGTCGATTCAAAATGAAGTACAAAATGATCGCCTCCAAGCTGTTGTTGATAATACAGATAGTGGTCTTATGCTGGTAGACGGCAAGGGGTATATCCATTTGGTGAATCGAACATTTTTAGAACATTTTAAAGGGAAAGCAGACTCCTATGTCGGTTTTTTGTACTATGAAGCTGTCACAAACGAACAAATCCATGAAATTGTTCGAGACGTCTTCATGACGGAAGACCGAATTGTAAAAACCGTTGTCATTCCGATGGGAATTGAACGAAAATATTTTAAAGTGTTTGCTTCTCCAATTCAAAATGATTCAAAGGTATGGAAAGGTGTGGTTCTAGCCTTTCATGACGTAACCGACATGAAACGGTTAGAGGAAATGCGTAAAGATTTTGTCGCCAATGTATCTCATGAACTGAAAACACCAATTACTTCTATAAAAGGGTTTGCTGAAACATTACTTGAAGGTGCTCATAAAGACCCGAATACGTTAGAACAATTTCTGTCAATTATTTACAAAGAAAGCAGAAGGCTTCAATTGCTCATTCACGATTTACTAGAGTTATCAAAATTAGAAAAAGATGAGTTTCATTTAATAAAAGAAGAAGTACGACCAGCAAGACTAGTAGAGGATATTTTGCAGTTAGTTGAACATATTTATCAAGAAAAGCAAGTATCACTAGAGACAAATCTTGATAAAGATGCAACTTTTATGGGAGATGCCCCAAGAATAAAACAGCTGTTATTAAATATCATTTCAAATGCTATACAATACACGCCTAAGTATGGAAAAGTGTATATTAATGTCCAACAACTGGATAACAATATAGAAATTAGTGTGAAGGATACGGGAATTGGTATACCGAGCGAAGACATTCCTAGAATATTTGAGCGTTTTTATCGGGTCGATAAAGCACGAAGTAGAAACTCAGGTGGAACTGGACTAGGCTTAGCAATTGTTAAGCATATCGTTGAAGCACATGACGGGGAAATTGAAGTAGAAAGTAAAGTGGATGAAGGCACGACTTTTATTATTCGTTTTGAGAAAAAATTTACAAAAGCTTAA